CCGAAGGGCGAGCATGGCCTTCAGGCCCCTGCCTCAACGCCTCCGCCGCCCCTCCCGGAAGCCCGCTGTCCGAATCCATCGGACGGTCCCCCTCGGCGCTCCCTCACCGGAGCGTGACTCCCCTCCCCACGGGCCGCCTGCGCACCCTCTTCCAGAACAAACAACAAAACAGAAAGGAACCGAATCGCAAAGCTGAACCCAGGCGGTCACTGACCCGCCCCCTCCCAACCCCCGGCGCAGATGCGCCGGCCACATACCCACCGCCGCTTCGCGGCATTCCTGGTAGGGGTGCGCCCTAAGGGCCAACCCCCGTAGGGGCGGTCCGATTCCATCGGACGAACGCGGCGCGCGCCCCTCTGTCTCTCCGTGTGCCGCACCGGGAAGGGCCACCCGCTGTCACCCCAGGGCGCGCCCCGCGCCCCTACACGTCGGCGGGCGGCCTGAGGCCGCCCCCTACTCCCGCTCTGCGGGAAAGAGGACGACGTGGTCCGGCACGGCCCGGACGATGACCCGCTGGCCCACATCGAAGACGGCCAGGGAGGGCTGGATGCTGCGCACGGAAAGGCCCGATGGCAGGCCCACCGTGTACATATTGCCCGCCCCCTGAAACTCGCGGTGGACCACGATGCCCTGCCCGCCCGCATCCGGCGTGACGGCGATATCGTCCGGGCGGACCAGCAGGTCCACCGGCTCCGGCGGCGGCGTGCCGTGCAGGGGAAAGACGCCCAGCTCCGTCACTACGTGGTCTTCCAGTAGGCGCGCGGGGATGAAATCGGCCTTGCCCACAAAAGCGGCCACGAAGCGGCTCACCGGCCGGTGGTAGATCTCGTCGGGCGTGTCCAGCTGGGCCGCGCGCCCCCGGTTCAGGATAAGGACGCGGTCGGCCAGGCTCAGGGCCTCTTCCTGATCGTGCGTCACGATGATCGCCGTCGTCCTGGTCTGCTGGAGGATGGCCTTCACCTCGCGCCGCATCTCGGAGCGGAGGGCCGTGTCCAGGCTGCCGAAGGGCTCGTCCATCAGGAGGACCACGGGCTTCGGCGCAAGGGCGCGCGCCAGGGCGATGCGCTGCTGCTGGCCGCCCGAGAGCTGGTGCGGGTAGCGCTCACCGAAGCCGCTCATGCCCACCAGCTCCAGCATGTCGGCCATGCGCTCACGTCGTTCGCCGTTGCGCAGCCGTCGCAGGCCATAAGCGACGTTCTGCGCGACGGTGAGGTGCGGGAAGAGGGCGAAGTTCTGGAAGACCATCCCCATGCCGCGCTTCTCCGGGGCCACCCACGCCCTGGGTGAAGCGACGACTTTCTCCTGGAGGCGCACCTCGCCGGCGTCCGGCGCTTCGAATCCGGCCAGGAGCCGGAGCGTCGTCGTCTTGCCGCAGCCGCTGGGGCCAAGGAGCGCCAGCGTCTCGCCCTCCAGCACGTCGAAGGAGAGCTCGTTCACCACCGGCTCGGGACTGCCGGGGAAGCGCTTCACCAGGCCGCGGGCGGTGATGATGGGCGCCC
This genomic window from Chloroflexota bacterium contains:
- a CDS encoding ABC transporter ATP-binding protein, whose translation is MTPKRIALPVHLGKKEPAAPAIPANGAKAEDVPWRPDAGERAGAPIITARGLVKRFPGSPEPVVNELSFDVLEGETLALLGPSGCGKTTTLRLLAGFEAPDAGEVRLQEKVVASPRAWVAPEKRGMGMVFQNFALFPHLTVAQNVAYGLRRLRNGERRERMADMLELVGMSGFGERYPHQLSGGQQQRIALARALAPKPVVLLMDEPFGSLDTALRSEMRREVKAILQQTRTTAIIVTHDQEEALSLADRVLILNRGRAAQLDTPDEIYHRPVSRFVAAFVGKADFIPARLLEDHVVTELGVFPLHGTPPPEPVDLLVRPDDIAVTPDAGGQGIVVHREFQGAGNMYTVGLPSGLSVRSIQPSLAVFDVGQRVIVRAVPDHVVLFPAERE